A genomic window from Halococcus salsus includes:
- a CDS encoding DUF7521 family protein, with protein MSQMMLTIIVLKAAILLLGGGITYIAYRAHRRTGASSLRALAIGFGTITFGALLGGIADQVFNVGFATGVAIDNLLTMLGFAIITYSLYIER; from the coding sequence ATGAGCCAGATGATGTTAACGATTATCGTGCTCAAAGCCGCAATTCTGCTCTTAGGTGGAGGAATTACCTATATCGCATACCGGGCACATCGACGGACAGGAGCCTCTTCATTACGCGCCCTTGCAATCGGTTTCGGGACTATCACATTTGGGGCACTCCTCGGAGGGATCGCCGATCAGGTATTCAACGTTGGCTTCGCAACAGGTGTCGCAATAGATAATCTCTTGACGATGCTTGGATTCGCGATCATCACATACTCCCTCTATATCGAGCGATAA